A single window of Candidatus Eisenbacteria bacterium DNA harbors:
- the fliE gene encoding flagellar hook-basal body complex protein FliE, which produces MVNVLEQAERSLGKGPSDASGPSFADVFKRTLSDTSEMQTNAESLIGAFLRGEPVELHQVMAASEEASISLELLVEIRNKLTDAYRTIMNVQ; this is translated from the coding sequence ATGGTCAACGTGCTCGAACAGGCGGAACGAAGCCTCGGCAAGGGGCCGTCCGATGCTTCGGGACCGTCGTTCGCCGACGTGTTCAAGCGCACGTTGAGCGACACCTCCGAGATGCAGACCAATGCCGAGTCGCTGATCGGCGCGTTCCTGCGCGGCGAACCGGTCGAGCTGCACCAGGTGATGGCGGCCAGCGAGGAAGCCTCGATCTCGCTGGAGCTGCTGGTGGAGATCCGCAACAAACTCACCGACGCATACCGAACCATCATGAACGTCCAGTAG